The following are encoded together in the Chlorocebus sabaeus isolate Y175 chromosome 12, mChlSab1.0.hap1, whole genome shotgun sequence genome:
- the RPL7A gene encoding large ribosomal subunit protein eL8, giving the protein MPKGKKAKGKKVAPAPAVVKKQEAKKVVNPLFEKRPKNFGIGQDIQPKRDLTRFVKWPRYIRLQRQRAILYKRLKVPPAINQFTQALDRQTATQLLKLAHKYRPETKQEKKQRLLARAEKKAAGKGDVPTKRPPVLRAGVNTITTLVENKKAQLVVIAHDVDPIELVVFLPALCRKMGVPYCIIKGKARLGRLVHRKTCTTVAFTQVNSEDKGALAKLVEAIRTNYNDRYDEIRRHWGGNVLGPKSVARIAKLEKAKAKELATKLG; this is encoded by the exons ATG CCGAAAGGAAAGAAGGCCAAGGGAAAGAAGGTGGCTCCGGCCCCTGCTGTCGTGAAAAAGCAGGAGGCCAAGAAAGTGGTGAATCCCCTGTTTGAGAAGAGACCTAAGAATTTTGGCATTG GCCAGGACATCCAGCCCAAAAGAGACCTCACCCGCTTTGTGAAATGGCCTCGCTATATCAGGTTGCAGCGGCAGAGAGCCATCCTCTACAAGCGGCTGAAAGTGCCTCCTGCTATTAACCAGTTCACCCAGGCCCTGGACCGCCAAACAG CTACTCAGCTGCTTAAGCTGGCCCACAAGTACAGACCAGAGACAAAGCAAGAGAAGAAGCAGAGGCTGTTGGCCCGGGCCGAGAAGAAAGCTGCTGGCAAAGGGGACGTCCCCACTAAGAGACCACCTGTCCTTCGAGCAG GAGTTAACACCATCACCACCTTGGTGGAGAACAAGAAGGCTCAGCTGGTGGTGATTGCACATGACGTGGATCCCATCGAG CTGGTTGTCTTCTTGCCTGCCCTGTGTCGTAAAATGGGGGTCCCTTACTGCATTATCAAGGGGAAGGCCAGACTGGGCCGTCTAGTCCACAGGAAGACCTGCACGACTGTCGCCTTCACACAGGTGAACTC GGAAGACAAAGGCGCTTTGGCTAAGCTGGTGGAAGCTATCAGGACCAATTACAACGACAGATACGATGAG aTCCGCCGTCACTGGGGTGGCAACGTCCTGGGTCCCAAGTCTGTGGCTCGTATCGCTAAGCTCGAAAAGGCAAAGGCTAAAGAACTTGCCACTAAGCTGGGTTAA
- the SURF1 gene encoding surfeit locus protein 1: MAAVAALQLGLRAAGLGRATASAAWRSVLGVSPRPGVAWRPSRCGSSAAEASATKAEDDSILQWVLLLIPVTAFGLGTWQVQRRKWKLNLIAELESRVLAEPVPLPADPVELKNMEYRPVKVKGCFDHSKELYMMPRTMVDPAREAWEAGRISSSTQSGAYVVTPFHCTDLGTTILVNRGFVPRKKVNPETRQKGQIEGEVDLIGVVRLTETRQPFVPENNPERNHWYYRDLEAMARITGAEPIFIDANFQSTVPGGPIGGQTRVTLRNEHLQYIVTWYGLSAATSYLWFKKFLRGTPGV, translated from the exons ATGGCGGCGGTGGCTGCGCTGCAGCTGGGGCTGCGGGCGGCGGGGCTGGGACGG GCCACTGCCAGCGCCGCCTGGAGGAGCGTCCTCGGGGTGTCCCCGCGCCCAG GGGTGGCCTGGAGGCCAAGCAGATGTGGCAGTTCTGCAGCAGAAGCATCTGCCACAAAAGCGGAAGATGACTCCATTCTTCAGTGGGTCCTGCTCCTCATCCCTGTGACTGCCTTTGGCTTGGGGACATGGCAG GTCCAACGTCGGAAGTGGAAGCTGAACCTAATTGCAGAGTTGGAGTCTCGAGTTCTGGCTGAGCCTGTCCCTCTGCCAGCAGA CCCAGTGGAACTGAAAAATATGGAGTATAGGCCAGTGAAGGTCAAAGGGTGCTTTGACCACTCCAAGGAGCTGTATATGATGCCCCGGACCATGGTGGACCCTGCCCGGGAGGCCTGGGAGGCCGGCCGCATCTCCTCCTCAACTCAGAGTGGGGCCTATGTGGTCACTCCCTTCCACTGCACTGACCTGGG AACCACCATCCTGGTAAATAGAGGGTTCGTTCCCAGGAAGAAAGTGAATCCTGAAACCCGGCAGAAAGGCCAG ATTGAGGGAGAAGTGGACCTCATTGGGGTGGTGAGGCTGACAGAAACCAGGCAACCTTTTGTCCCCGAGAACAATCCAGAAAGGAACCACTGGTATTACCGGGACCTGGAAGCTATGGCCAGAATCACAGGCGCAGAGCCCATCTTCATTGACGCCAACTTCC AGAGCACAGTCCCTGGAGGACCCATTGGAGGGCAAACCAGAGTTACTCTGAGGAACGAGCATCTGCAGTACATCGTGACCTG GTATGGACTCTCTGCAGCTACATCATACCTGTGGTTTAAGAAATTCCTACGTGGGACACCTGGTGTGTGA
- the SURF2 gene encoding surfeit locus protein 2, with protein sequence MSEFPADVQAFLREHPSLRLQPDARKVRCILTGHELPCRLPELQVYTRGKKYQRLVRASPAFDFAEFEPHIVPSTKNPHQLFCKLTLRHINKCPEHVLRHTQGRRYQRALCKYEECQKQGVEYVPACLVHRRRRREDQMDGDGPSPREAFWEATSSDEGGAPSDDSMTDLYPPELFTRKDLGSTEDADGTDDFLTEEQDEKAKPPREKVTDEGRRETAVYRGLVQKRGKKQLGSLKKKFKSHHCKPKSFSSCKQPG encoded by the exons ATGAGCGAGTTCCCGGCCGACGTGCAGGCCTTCCTGCGCGAGCACCCGAGCCTGCGGCTCCAACCGGACGCCCGCAAG GTGAGGTGCATCTTGACTGGTCATGAGCTGCCCTGCCGCCTGCCGGAGCTCCAGGTGTACACCCGCGGCAAAAAGTACCAGCGGCTGGTGCGCGCCTCCCCGGCCTTCGACTTTGCAGAGTTCGAGCCGCACATCGTGCCCAGCACCAAGAACCC GCACCAGTTGTTCTGCAAACTCACCCTGCGGCACATCAACAAGTGCCCAGAACACGTGCTGAGGCACACCCAGGGCCGGCGGTACCAGCGAGCTCTGTGTAAAT ATGAAGAATGTCAGAAGCAAGGGGTGGAGTACGTCCCTGCCTGCCTGGTGCaccggaggaggaggagggaggaccAGATGGACGGTGACGGGCCTAGCCCGCGGGAAGCCTTCTGGGAGGCCACATCCAGTGATGAAGGGGGAGCTCCAAGTGACGACAGCATGACAGACCTGTACCCAC CTGAGCTATTCACCAGAAAGGACCTTGGAAGCACAGAGGACGCGGATGGCACTGATGACTTTTTGACAGAGGAACAGGATGAGAAGGCAAAGCCCCCAAGAGAGAAGGTCACTGATgagggcaggagagagacagcCGTGTACCGAGGACTGGTCCAGAAGCGCGGGAAG AAGCAGTTGGGCTCGTTGAAAAAGAAGTTCAAGAGTCATCACTGCAAACCCAAGAGCTTCAGCTCCTGTAAACAGCCAGGTTAA
- the SURF4 gene encoding surfeit locus protein 4 — MGQNDLMGTAEDFADQFLRVTKQYLPHVARLCLISTFLEDGIRMWFQWSEQRDYIDSTWNCGYLLASSFVFLNLLGQLTGCVLVLSRNFVQYACFGLFGIIALQTIAYSILWDLKFLMRNLALGGGLLLLLAESRSEGKSMFAGVPTMRESSPKQYMQLGGRVLLVLMFMTLLHFDASFFSIVQNIVGTALMILVAIGFKTKLAALTLVVWLFAINVYFNAFWTIPVYKPMHDFLKYDFFQTMSVIGGLLLVVALGPGGVSMDEKKKEW; from the exons ATGGGCCAGAACGACCTGATGGGCACGGCTGAGGACTTCGCCGACCAG TTCCTCCGTGTCACAAAGCAGTACCTGCCCCACGTGGCGCGCCTCTGTCTGATCAGCACCTTCCTGGAGGACGGCATCCGCATGTGGTTCCAGTGGAGCGAGCAGCGCGACTACATCGACAGCACCTGGAACTGCGGCTACCTGCTGGCCTCATCCTTCGTCTTCCTCAACTTGCTGGGACAGCTGA CTGGCTGCGTCTTGGTGTTGAGCAGGAACTTCGTGCAGTACGCCTGCTTCGGGCTCTTTGGAATCATAGCTCTGCAG ACGATTGCCTACAGCATTTTATGGGACTTGAAGTTTTTGATGAG GAACCTGGCCCTGGGAGGAGGCCTGTTGCTGCTCCTAGCAGAATCCCGTTCTGAAGGGAAGAGCATGTTTGCGGGCGTCCCCACCATGCGTGAGAGCTCCCCCAAACAGTACATGCAGcttggaggcagggtcttgctggtTCTGATGTTCATGACCCTTCTTCACTTTGACGCCAGCTTCTTTTCT ATTGTCCAGAACATCGTGGGCACAGCTCTGATGATTTTAGTGGCCATTGGGTTTAAAACCAAGCTGGCTGCTTTGACTCTTGTTGTCTGGCTCTTTGCCATCAACGTATATTTCAACGCCTTCTGGACCATTCCAGTCTACAAGCCCATGCATGACTTCCTGAAATACGACTTCTTCCAGACCATGTCGGTGATCGGGGGCTTGCTCCTGGTGGTGGCGCTGGGCCCTGGGGGTGTCTCCATGGATGAGAAGAAGAAGGAGTGGTAA